One segment of Arvicanthis niloticus isolate mArvNil1 chromosome 5, mArvNil1.pat.X, whole genome shotgun sequence DNA contains the following:
- the C5H1orf122 gene encoding uncharacterized protein C1orf122 homolog: protein MEWGPGAGWSRGEAAGVDRGKAGLGLGGRPPPQPPRDERAQQLLDAVEQRQRQLLDTIAACEEMLRQLGRRRPEPAGGGNGSAKSGAPPQPSVSARGGLPKDAGDGAAES from the exons ATGGAGTGGGGTCCCGGCGCAGGCTGGTCACGGGG GGAGGCTGCCGGCGTGGACCGTGGGAAGGCGGGGCTGGGGCTCGGCGGGAGGCCACCCCCGCAGCCGCCCCGAGATGAACGCGCCCAGCAGCTGCTGGACGCCGTGGAACAGCGGCAGCGGCAGCTCCTGGACACCATCGCCGCCTGCGAGGAGATGTTGCGGCAGCTGGGCCGCCGGCGCCCGGAACCGGCTGGTGGCGGG AACGGGTCAGCCAAGTCTGGAGCGCCGCCCCAGCCATCTGTATCCGCCAGAGGTGGCCTTCCAAAGGATGCTGGCGATGGAGCTGCGGAGTCTTGA